The genomic stretch CGCGATCGGACTGCTCATGAACGCGCGTGGCTCCAGTTCTCGAGAGGCCTCCGAGTGTACTGGAGCGGCTCGTCACCACGTACTCCTCAATGGTGGCGGGCGCGGAGGATTCCGGGCTGCCTGGCGCTGAACCTCAGTCTCCGTGGCAGGGGCCGAGCTCGCGCACCTCGACGGTGGCCCACTCGACCGCGGGACACTCGTTGGCGATCGCGAGCGCTTCCTCCCGGGTTCGACAATCGAGGAGGAAGACGCCTCCGACGATCTCCTTGGCCTCGGTGAACGGACCATCGCTGAAGGTGCGCTTGCCGCCGCGGACCTCGATCCGCACCCCTTCGGCATCGGACCGGAGCGATTCACCGAGCTTGAACACGCCGCGGGCCTTGAGGTCCTCGGAGAAGCGGAGCATCCGCTCCATCGCGCGACGCCCCTCTTCCTTCGGGCGGCTCCGCCTCTTCTCTCCGGACTCCATGATCAACAGCATGTACGCCATCGCGCGCTCCCTTCAGGGCCATTCTTGGGGTGGACGGGCATCGTTGCATGGAGCCGTACCGGGGGCCATGCAAGGTTTCAGTCCGGATGGGGGAGGATGCCAGGAACAGGCGTGCGGGCGGGCTCTCGTCTTGTACGTCGCAGCGGAGTCCACGTCGTCCGGGCGGCCATAGATTGAGCCCGGAATGATGCGCGCACGGAGGGACGGAGCCAATGGGTGACAGGGAGAAAGGAGATGCGGAACGGCAGGACGAATCCTGGCGCTCCGCCAGGACGGGGCGTCTGCGGGCACGGCCGGGAACCCCTCGGATCACGGGAGCCCCGACGGGCATGCATCCGCTCGGAATGAGTCTCGGACATGATGGAATCATCTACGTGCCCCCCGGCTACAGGCCGGACCATCCCGCCCCGCTCGCGGTGATGCTCCACGGAGCGGGGGGCTCGGCCCGGCACGGACTGGACCTGCTCCGGCCCCTGGCCGATGACGCGAACCTGATCCTCGTGGCACCGGGCTCGCAGGGCCCCACCTGGGATGTGATCGTGGAGGACTTCGGGCCGGACGTGCACGCCATTGACGAGGCGCTCGCGCACACCTTCGAGCAGTACGCGGTGGACCCCGCGCGGGTGGCCATGGGCGGCTTCTCCGACGGGGCCTCGTACGCGCTCTCGCTCGGGCTCGGGAATGGGGACTTGTTCCGGCACATCCTTGCTTTCTCACCGGGCTTCGCCGTGCCGCCCAGGCAGTTGGGGACGCCGCGCATCTTCATGTCCCATGGCACCCAGGATCGGGTGCTCCCCATCGACAAGTGCAGCCGTCGGCTCGTGCGAGTGTTCGAGCGCGCCGGCTACGACGTGAACTACCGCGAGTTCGAGGGGCCACACGTCGTCCCCGAGGAGATGATGCGCGAGGCGGTGCACTGGTGGCTGGAAGGGACGGTCCACTAGGGAGTGGACAGGCAGGCCCTTCTGTCTCCTTGCCTCCTCTCCGCGGGAGCGGGGATTGTCTTCAGGTCCAATGCTGCGATGCGTGATGGGTACCTAGCCTCCAGGGTGGTCAAACTGGAGGAGAGATCATGAAGCACGTCAAGGCGGTGGTGGTTGGTGCGTTGTCCGCGGCTCTGCTCTTTGGTGTGGGGTGTAAGGGGGCAGGCACCTCCGGGGAGCAAGGAGCGGGCGAGACCGGCGCGACCCAGGGTGGCTCCACGACCGGAGGTGGAGCGACGGGAGGTACGACGGGCGGAGGTGACACCACGGGTGGTGGAACCGGAGGCACGGGTGGTGGCGGCATCGGAGGCACGGGCGGTGGCGACGTTGGTAGTGGCGACGTAGGGGGCGGGACGGGCACTGGCGGCGACATGGGCGGCTCGGGCACTGGTGGAACCGGCACTGGCGGTGACCTGGGTGGCACGGGCACTGGCGGCACCGGCACTGGTGGCGACCTGGGTGGCTCGGGCACTGGTGGAACCGGCACGGGCACGGGTGGCGACCTGGGTGGCACGGGCACTGGTGGCACCGGCACGGGCAGCACGGGTGGTACCGGCACCGGCACGGGTGGCACTGGCTCCGGCGGCTCCGGCTCCGTGAATCCGGGGACTGGCACCGGCGGCAGCACGAGTGGCTCTGGCGGCAACACGGGTCGTTGAGGCTGGAAGGACTGGCGCATGACGGCGCTTTGGAAAGCACCTGGGCGCCGGACAGAGAGGAAGGCCTCGGGCTGGTCGAGACCCGGGGCCGCCAGGTGCTTTCCCATGCGAGATGAATCCGCCTGCTTCAACCCCGGGGACATGCCCAGTGGCTCGCGGTCCAATGTCCCCACCAGGGACGACGCTCTCCAGGTACCTGGGCGTCCGGAGAATGCGATGTGACGTGGCGGGCTGGCATTGACGCCCGGAGTGCTCACGCTCCTGACAGGGCACGTCCACTTCCCGCTACTCTCCGCGTCCGGAAAGGGGCCGTGCTGACTTCCACCCCTTGTCGCACGAGGAAATCGCAATGAAAGCCCCTCTCGCTCCCCGCCCTCATGGCTACATCGACTATCTCGCCGTACTCGTCCTCCTGCTCGCTCCCACCTTGTTCCGCTTCTCGGGGCTGCCGGCGGTGCTCTGCTACGTGCTGGCCGTGGTTCAGGGCGGCATGAGCCTGCTGACCGCCTATCCGCTCGGTGTGGCCAAGATCATCCCCTTCACCGTCCACGGCACCATCGAGGCTGTTACTTCAGTGGCCCTGGTCGTCATCCCCTTCCTGTTGGGGTTCTCGGACGTCGTCCGGGCACGTAACTTCTTCATCATCTCGGGGATCGCGCTCTTCCTGGTCTGGATGGTGACCAACTACAAGGCAGCCGAGCTCCCAGCGCGGGGCGCCATCGGCATGCGGCGGCGGGTCCACGTCTGAGCGGCCCACGTCCAAACCCCCGGGGCTGAGCGCGCGAGGGCCATGTGCGTACGCCGACCGATCGCCAGCTGCCTCCCGACCATGACGCCTTCGTCTCCGCCGAGCCGCCGACGGGGCGCGTCATCGTCATCGCCCCCACGCGCGCGGCGTGCGAGACCATCGAACTCGCGCTCGGGCTGCGCCTCGAGACCTACCTCGAGAAGCACCACGGACCCCGGGTGCGCGAGCTGGCGCGTGCTGGGAAGGGCTTTGGCATCGTGGCCGGGACGGGGACCGGAAAGACGCTCGCCATCCGGCTCATCGCCGAGGAGCTCGTCGGCCAGGGAGGCACGACTCCTCTCAGGGTCGGCGTGGTGAACCGTGAGCGTGAGGCGACACCCGACACGCCCACCTGGAACGTCATCATCGTGACGACGGGCATCGCGCGGCGCTGGTTCCAGAATGGCGACATCCTGCCTCACGACACGCTCGTCATCGACGAGATCCACCAGACGTCGGCGGAGCTCGAGCTCTGCCTGGCGCTCGGCAAGCGCGTGGGCTGCCGCTTCATCTGGCTCTCCGCCACTGTGGACCCGGCGCTCTACGCGCGCTACCTGAACAGCGCCGACGTGCTCGAGGTCCAGGCGTTCGATCCGAGGAAGGTGGCCACCGTCGTGGTCGAGGACAGGCAACCGCTCGCGTTTCTCGATGAGGCGTTCCTCTCCGCCGTGGAGAAGGGGCAGCGCGGGGTAGGGCTCTTCCTCCCCACGCGGGCGGCGGTCGAGCAGGTGGCCCAGCACGTACGCACCCACTGGCCGCGCATCCACGCGGCGTACTACCACGGCGGAGAACCGATCCGCGCCATCCGGCCGTTCCTCGAGGGGACGGCGCCCCGGCCCTTCCTCCTGGCCATGACGGCCGCGGGGCAGAGCGCGCTCAACGTGCAGGGGCTCGACACCCTCGTCATCGATGACACGCGCTTCGCCAATCTCGTCGAGCGCGGGCGGGGCGTGCTCACGCGCATCCACCTCGGGAACAACGAGCTGCTCCAGATGGCCGGGCGCGTGCATGGCCGCGTCGAGGGCGGACGCATCTTCATCCTGAGCAACCGGGACATCGACTTCTTCGCGCTCCGCCCGACGGAGCCCGAGTTCCAGCTCGCCGGAGACCCGGAGCGCGTGGCACTCACCGCCGCCGCTCTTGGCGTGCGGGCCGATGCGTTGGATCTCCCCGTACCGCTCGACCGCGTGGCCTACGACCGCGTGTTCCAGCGGCTGCGGGAGCGCGGCATCGTCGACGCCCAGGGAAGGCTCTCGTCCTACGGCCGCGCGGTCGAGGCACTCCCGGTGGAGCGGGCCTGGGCGGAGCTGATCGTCAATGGAGAGGACGCGCTGCTTCCCTACCTCGCCGTGTGCAGCGCCATCGAGTCGCTCCACCGGATGACGCGCGAGGAGCGCGACCTGGAGGGCGTGCTGGTCACCGGGAGCGACCACCTCACCGCCTACAACCTCTACGCCGAGGCGTACCGCGAGGCGGGCTTCATCGGCGAAGTGTACGGGCTACCGCGTCACCTGTTCCACGCGGAGAAGATGGAGCGCTGGGCCGAGCGGCGCGGCGTGCTGGTGAAGGCCATCGAGGACGCGGCGCTGGTGATGGCGGGCGTCTACCGGAGCGTGGGCGTCGGGCTGCCCGAGCACATGCCGTTCGCGGGGGACCGAGTGTACCGCCGCTTCGCCGAGCTGCTCGCGCGCTTCATGCCCTTCGACCTCACCATCGACGAGCAGACGGCCTCGGGCGAGCAGGCGCGTGTCGCGAAGACGAGCGTGTGCGGAAGTTGGGGCGCGGTGGCGGGGATGCTCCGCTACTTCGCCGACCGCTCGGGCAACCCGCACGCCTCCATCGAGGGCACGCACATCCCGCTCGACATCCTGACGAAGTACGCGCGCCGCACCGATGCCGAACTCACCTATGACCCGTGGCACATGTCGCTCGTGCTCGAGTGGCGCATGGAGTACGCCGGCTTCGAGCTGGAGCGCGAGATCGAGGTGCTCCGCGCGTGGGGACCGGAGCTGGCGGAGCGCGCACGGCATGCGCTCGCCGAGGCGCTGGGACGAGGCGAGGCGGAGCACCCGGCGGTGCGCCGCAACCAGCCGGCCATCGACGAGGTGCGAGAGCTGTGGCGCCGCTCGGGCGGACGCACGGCGAAGCTCGGGGTGCCGGAGTTGACCTCCCTCTACGAGGCGCGGCTCGAGGGGGTCACCACGATGGACGAGCTCGACGCGCGTCCATTGGTGCTGGACCTGGACGCACTGGTTCCGCCCGGGACGCGCGAGCAGCTCCTGTCGTTGCCAGACGCGGTGAGCATCCGCGACCTCGAAGTGGACCTGGACTACGAAGTGGAGGAGGACGAGGCGGGACAGCCCGTGGGGGTGGTGCGGCTCCACCTGCCGGAGAAGCTCGCGCGCACGCTCGTGGAGGAGGAGCTCCCGTTGTTCGACCGGCCCGTGCGCTTCGTCGTGGGCCGAGGCCGGCGTGGCGCGCTGCGGGCCGACACGCTGCTCGAGCTGCAGGAACTGCTCGACATGCCGTGGATGCCCGAGGAGCTCGAGATGGTACGTGACCCGGGCGGTGGTGGGCGTGCGGGGCGGGGCAGGGGAGCCCGGCGCCCGCGACGCTGATTCAGGAGCTGCAGGAGAGCGCCGAGCACCCTGGCTTGGATCTCGCCCAATCGGGCCGCCTGGCCGCGTAGGCCTCGCGCCCCGGTTGCTCATCGAAGGGCCGCCGCATCACGTCGAGCAGCGCGTGCACCTTCGAGTTGTCGCCAGCATGAGCGGCATCGATCGCCTCCTGGGCGAGGTAGTTGCGCAGCACGTACTTCGGATTCACCGCGTCCATCCGGCGCGCCAGCTCGGCGGGAGCCACACCCTCACGCCTCGTGCGCTGCCACCAGGTGGTCAGCCATTGGAGGCCCTTGGCCAGATGGGGCTCGGGAACCTGCCCGTAGAAGGCCTCGCGCAGCACGGCCGGGAACTCGACGGGAGCCGCCGGTGCGGTCACCACGCGGGACAGGCCGCGGAAGAAGAGGGTCATGTCCGTCTCTTCCTCGGCGAGCCACGCGATGCACCCGTTCACCAGGTCGAAGTCGGCTTTGTCCCCGAGTGAGGACAGCCCCAGCTTGGCCGCGAACCGGGCCGCCAGCTCCGTCTCGAACGTGCGATCGTACTCGAGCAGCCCCGCTTCGATCAGGGTCTCATCGCCTTCGAGGAGCGGCATCAGCGCGACCCCGAGCCGCTCGACATTCCACATCCCGATGGCGGGCTGATTGCCATAGCGGTACCGGCGCTGGTCGGCGTCCGTGGTGTTCGGCGTCCATCCCGGGTCGAAGTCGTCGATCCAACCGTAGGGGCCGTAGTCGATGGTGAGGCCGAGGATGGACATGTTGTCGGTGTTCATGACGCCGTGGACGAAGCCCACCGCCTGCCAATGCGCGATGAGCTTCGCGGTGCGTCGCGCCACCTCGCCGAAGAAGGCGGCGTAGGTGTCCTTCGACGGCTTGCCGAGCTCCGGGAAGAACTGCGTCACCGTGTAGTCCGCGAGCTTCTGGAGCAGCGCCACGTCCCCCCGGCTGGTGCACAGCTCGAAGTTGCCGAAGCGCAGGAAGCTCGGAGCGACGCGGCAGACGATGGCACCGGGCTCGGCTTCGGGATGCCCGTCGTAGAACATGTCCCGGATGACCGTGTCTCCGGTGGCGACGAGCGACAGCGCGCGGGTGGTGGGCACGCCCAGGTGGTGCATGGCCTCGCTGCACAGGAACTCACGAATGGAGGAGCGCAGCACCGCGCGCCCATCGGCGCGGCGCGAGTAGGGCGTCCGGCCCGCTCCCTTGAGCTGCAACTCGTAGCGCCCGCCGTCGGGAGCCAGCAGCTCGCCCAGCACGATGGCGCGGCCATCCCCCAGTTGTCCCGCCCAATTGCCGAACTGATGCCCACCGTAGTTGGCCGAGTACGGCACCATGCCCGGCCACAGTGCGTTTCCGGAGAGGACCTGAACCCACTCGGCGGACTGGAGTGCCGCCTCGTCCAGTCCCAGCAGGCGCACCACCTCGGGGGAGAATGCGACCAATCGAGGGGCCGAGACTGGAGTGGGCTGTACCTTCGACCAGAGCGCCCCGTGCACCTGGCGCGGCCGCGTGTCGGAGAGCGGGTCACCGGGAGTCGATTCGATGAACTGAGAAGTGA from Archangium lipolyticum encodes the following:
- a CDS encoding YciI family protein, producing MAYMLLIMESGEKRRSRPKEEGRRAMERMLRFSEDLKARGVFKLGESLRSDAEGVRIEVRGGKRTFSDGPFTEAKEIVGGVFLLDCRTREEALAIANECPAVEWATVEVRELGPCHGD
- a CDS encoding alpha/beta hydrolase is translated as MHPLGMSLGHDGIIYVPPGYRPDHPAPLAVMLHGAGGSARHGLDLLRPLADDANLILVAPGSQGPTWDVIVEDFGPDVHAIDEALAHTFEQYAVDPARVAMGGFSDGASYALSLGLGNGDLFRHILAFSPGFAVPPRQLGTPRIFMSHGTQDRVLPIDKCSRRLVRVFERAGYDVNYREFEGPHVVPEEMMREAVHWWLEGTVH
- a CDS encoding DEAD/DEAH box helicase, which produces MRTPTDRQLPPDHDAFVSAEPPTGRVIVIAPTRAACETIELALGLRLETYLEKHHGPRVRELARAGKGFGIVAGTGTGKTLAIRLIAEELVGQGGTTPLRVGVVNREREATPDTPTWNVIIVTTGIARRWFQNGDILPHDTLVIDEIHQTSAELELCLALGKRVGCRFIWLSATVDPALYARYLNSADVLEVQAFDPRKVATVVVEDRQPLAFLDEAFLSAVEKGQRGVGLFLPTRAAVEQVAQHVRTHWPRIHAAYYHGGEPIRAIRPFLEGTAPRPFLLAMTAAGQSALNVQGLDTLVIDDTRFANLVERGRGVLTRIHLGNNELLQMAGRVHGRVEGGRIFILSNRDIDFFALRPTEPEFQLAGDPERVALTAAALGVRADALDLPVPLDRVAYDRVFQRLRERGIVDAQGRLSSYGRAVEALPVERAWAELIVNGEDALLPYLAVCSAIESLHRMTREERDLEGVLVTGSDHLTAYNLYAEAYREAGFIGEVYGLPRHLFHAEKMERWAERRGVLVKAIEDAALVMAGVYRSVGVGLPEHMPFAGDRVYRRFAELLARFMPFDLTIDEQTASGEQARVAKTSVCGSWGAVAGMLRYFADRSGNPHASIEGTHIPLDILTKYARRTDAELTYDPWHMSLVLEWRMEYAGFELEREIEVLRAWGPELAERARHALAEALGRGEAEHPAVRRNQPAIDEVRELWRRSGGRTAKLGVPELTSLYEARLEGVTTMDELDARPLVLDLDALVPPGTREQLLSLPDAVSIRDLEVDLDYEVEEDEAGQPVGVVRLHLPEKLARTLVEEELPLFDRPVRFVVGRGRRGALRADTLLELQELLDMPWMPEELEMVRDPGGGGRAGRGRGARRPRR
- a CDS encoding protein adenylyltransferase SelO, which translates into the protein MPQFTSQFIESTPGDPLSDTRPRQVHGALWSKVQPTPVSAPRLVAFSPEVVRLLGLDEAALQSAEWVQVLSGNALWPGMVPYSANYGGHQFGNWAGQLGDGRAIVLGELLAPDGGRYELQLKGAGRTPYSRRADGRAVLRSSIREFLCSEAMHHLGVPTTRALSLVATGDTVIRDMFYDGHPEAEPGAIVCRVAPSFLRFGNFELCTSRGDVALLQKLADYTVTQFFPELGKPSKDTYAAFFGEVARRTAKLIAHWQAVGFVHGVMNTDNMSILGLTIDYGPYGWIDDFDPGWTPNTTDADQRRYRYGNQPAIGMWNVERLGVALMPLLEGDETLIEAGLLEYDRTFETELAARFAAKLGLSSLGDKADFDLVNGCIAWLAEEETDMTLFFRGLSRVVTAPAAPVEFPAVLREAFYGQVPEPHLAKGLQWLTTWWQRTRREGVAPAELARRMDAVNPKYVLRNYLAQEAIDAAHAGDNSKVHALLDVMRRPFDEQPGREAYAARRPDWARSKPGCSALSCSS